In Kordiimonas sp. SCSIO 12610, the following are encoded in one genomic region:
- a CDS encoding nitroreductase family protein produces the protein MTKSNFVPLEGFVNRDHEEMIERSKDFFDMIKTRRTIRDFAEKPVPREVIENAIAAAGRAPNGANKQPWHFAVISSADVKAKLREAAEEEEREFYGGRAGEEWLKDLEVFETDANKPFLETAPWLIAVFRENYGIDPETGGRVANYYVHESAGIACGFLISALHYAGLATLTHTPSPMNFLSEICGRPKNEKPIMLIVAGYPADEVKVPKLSKKPLDEIISWI, from the coding sequence ATGACCAAATCGAATTTTGTTCCGCTCGAAGGTTTTGTAAACCGGGATCATGAGGAAATGATTGAAAGATCGAAAGATTTTTTTGACATGATTAAGACGCGCAGAACGATTCGTGACTTTGCAGAAAAACCGGTCCCGCGTGAGGTTATTGAAAATGCTATCGCGGCGGCTGGCCGTGCACCCAATGGTGCTAATAAGCAACCATGGCATTTTGCTGTTATTTCTTCCGCTGATGTGAAGGCAAAATTACGCGAGGCTGCAGAAGAGGAAGAGCGTGAATTTTATGGAGGACGCGCTGGTGAAGAGTGGCTTAAAGACCTCGAAGTGTTCGAAACAGATGCCAACAAACCTTTTCTTGAAACCGCCCCTTGGTTAATCGCTGTATTCCGTGAAAATTATGGGATTGATCCTGAAACGGGCGGGCGTGTTGCAAACTATTATGTTCATGAAAGTGCCGGTATTGCGTGTGGCTTCTTGATCTCTGCACTCCATTATGCAGGCTTGGCGACACTTACTCACACACCGTCGCCGATGAATTTCCTCAGTGAGATTTGCGGACGCCCCAAAAATGAAAAACCGATTATGCTTATCGTTGCTGGTTATCCAGCGGATGAAGTGAAGGTGCCAAAACTAAGTAAAAAGCCACTTGATGAGATTATCAGCTGGATTTAA
- a CDS encoding Xaa-Pro peptidase family protein: protein MSISKRNFLKLTGAAGAIGAAGASLAASPLTRNATSVQKSKLEDITGSVSPITVQERVDRVRKAQTLMAEKGIDAIVLEPGSAMLYFTGIRWRRSERLTAIVIPREGDLAVVTPFFEEPSVRESMTFGDDVRTWHEHESPFERVVGILKDRGIKAGKIGFEDTVRYFVVEGLKTASSDYEIVSALPITLGCRMFKSEHELQLMKKANEVTLGAYAHVYSQLDKGMTPADVRALMGASQRALGGQNAWALILMGEASAYPHGTSQPQTVEEGQIVLMDCGCSVHGYQSDISRTFVFGEPNKRQREVWNTVKRGQEIAFEAAQLGTPAGQVDDAVRRYYESLGYGPGYKTPGLSHRTGHGIGMDGHESVNFVHGEETKLAPGMCFSNEPGIYIFGEFGVRFEDCIYMTKEGPAWFTTPPESLENPIGALG, encoded by the coding sequence ATGTCTATTAGTAAACGAAATTTCTTGAAGCTAACAGGTGCTGCCGGAGCAATTGGCGCTGCGGGCGCATCGCTGGCAGCATCACCGTTAACGCGTAACGCAACAAGCGTGCAGAAAAGTAAACTGGAAGATATCACGGGTAGTGTATCACCAATCACTGTTCAAGAACGTGTTGATCGTGTGCGCAAAGCGCAAACATTGATGGCAGAGAAAGGCATAGACGCTATCGTTTTGGAACCAGGTTCAGCGATGCTGTATTTTACTGGTATCCGGTGGCGTAGAAGCGAACGCTTAACAGCCATTGTCATTCCACGCGAAGGTGATCTTGCCGTTGTCACACCGTTCTTTGAAGAACCAAGTGTGCGTGAAAGTATGACTTTTGGCGATGATGTTCGTACATGGCACGAGCACGAAAGCCCGTTTGAGCGTGTTGTTGGTATCCTTAAAGACAGAGGCATCAAAGCCGGAAAAATTGGGTTTGAGGATACAGTAAGGTATTTTGTTGTTGAGGGCCTTAAAACTGCATCCTCGGATTACGAGATAGTGTCCGCATTGCCGATAACGCTTGGATGCAGAATGTTTAAATCCGAGCATGAACTGCAACTTATGAAAAAGGCTAATGAAGTTACGTTAGGAGCCTATGCGCATGTCTATAGTCAGTTGGATAAGGGAATGACACCAGCTGATGTACGTGCATTGATGGGTGCATCCCAACGCGCTCTTGGTGGCCAAAATGCTTGGGCATTGATTTTGATGGGTGAAGCGAGTGCATATCCGCATGGCACAAGTCAGCCGCAAACGGTTGAAGAAGGACAAATCGTTCTGATGGACTGTGGATGTTCGGTCCATGGATATCAATCTGATATTTCAAGAACATTTGTTTTCGGTGAACCAAATAAGCGCCAACGAGAGGTCTGGAATACTGTAAAACGTGGTCAGGAAATTGCCTTTGAAGCCGCTCAGTTAGGTACACCAGCTGGCCAGGTTGATGATGCTGTGCGCCGTTATTATGAAAGCCTTGGCTATGGGCCAGGTTACAAAACACCAGGCCTTAGCCATCGAACAGGCCATGGAATTGGTATGGACGGGCATGAAAGTGTGAATTTTGTCCACGGTGAAGAAACTAAATTGGCGCCCGGAATGTGCTTCTCTAATGAGCCAGGCATTTATATTTTTGGTGAATTTGGAGTACGCTTTGAGGATTGTATATATATGACCAAAGAGGGTCCAGCCTGGTTCACAACACCGCCTGAAAGTCTGGAAAACCCAATTGGAGCGCTTGGATAG
- a CDS encoding oligosaccharide flippase family protein: MLTGRVFQSAIQLISAIIVARILSPAEIGLFAVSYAVMLMMNGFRGLGVGAYMIQIDVLDKTVTRTAFTLVSIMGLILYVLTNFGASYLSNWYETPQMGDMLKILAVNFLIFPFTIMVQSKAARAHDFGWMAFAELVAACISSAVSVYLAYIGYGAMALAYGTIAFSFVSTLTCGVRHFAIKDYGLGLIRARALLAFGGWVTGSNVVYQLNTAMVDLIVGKFQGFSIAGMYDRAATVTRLVWEQIYPAIGQVLFSSFAQEKRDGRDLKQAYFYRLRCVLDLLWPLLIWLAIFGDYAVQILFGDQWVQAGSIARILAVSIIFAAPFSIAKELGVALGKTKAFFLLDLFVFMTRLAAVFVAARHDIESVAIALIVPAVLYMIFSQWILSRIIDFQFHDFLKTIGRPLCLVVLLVFGLLASRFFIEKLDVDLVWAFLGAGAAGGIYILILLFITRSPLKHLVLQKLIHFKQP; encoded by the coding sequence TTGTTAACGGGTAGGGTTTTTCAATCTGCTATCCAGTTGATAAGTGCGATTATTGTTGCTCGTATCCTGAGTCCGGCTGAAATTGGTCTGTTCGCCGTATCTTATGCGGTTATGTTGATGATGAATGGGTTTCGTGGTCTTGGTGTCGGCGCTTACATGATCCAAATTGATGTACTGGATAAAACCGTTACGCGAACCGCATTTACATTAGTATCCATAATGGGTTTGATTTTATATGTGCTCACTAACTTTGGGGCATCATATCTATCAAATTGGTATGAAACACCCCAAATGGGAGACATGCTGAAAATACTAGCGGTAAATTTCCTTATTTTTCCATTTACAATTATGGTGCAATCCAAAGCAGCCAGAGCTCATGATTTTGGTTGGATGGCGTTCGCAGAATTGGTTGCGGCTTGTATTTCTTCGGCAGTGTCAGTTTATCTTGCCTATATAGGATATGGTGCAATGGCGCTTGCCTATGGCACTATTGCCTTCAGCTTTGTATCCACTCTTACATGTGGTGTTCGGCATTTCGCCATAAAGGATTATGGGCTCGGCCTTATCCGTGCGCGAGCGCTGCTTGCTTTTGGTGGATGGGTGACCGGTTCTAATGTTGTATATCAATTGAACACTGCGATGGTTGATTTGATAGTCGGCAAATTCCAGGGCTTCTCGATTGCCGGAATGTACGATCGTGCCGCGACCGTTACACGTTTGGTGTGGGAACAGATTTATCCGGCAATCGGTCAGGTTTTATTCTCTAGTTTCGCGCAGGAAAAACGTGACGGTCGTGATCTGAAACAGGCCTATTTTTACCGCCTTCGGTGTGTACTGGATTTATTGTGGCCATTATTGATATGGCTTGCGATATTTGGTGATTATGCGGTTCAAATATTGTTTGGCGATCAATGGGTACAGGCTGGATCAATTGCCCGGATCCTCGCCGTATCAATTATCTTTGCCGCTCCTTTCTCAATCGCAAAAGAACTGGGTGTTGCGCTTGGAAAAACAAAGGCGTTTTTCCTCTTAGATCTATTTGTTTTTATGACACGATTGGCTGCTGTGTTCGTCGCCGCGAGACATGATATTGAAAGTGTCGCGATTGCCCTGATCGTGCCTGCGGTTTTATACATGATTTTCAGTCAGTGGATTCTATCCCGGATTATTGACTTTCAATTCCACGATTTCCTGAAAACCATAGGCAGGCCGCTATGCCTTGTCGTCTTGTTAGTCTTTGGCCTTCTAGCTAGTCGCTTCTTCATTGAGAAGCTTGATGTTGATCTAGTCTGGGCATTCCTTGGGGCAGGGGCGGCCGGTGGTATTTATATACTTATATTGTTGTTTATCACGCGATCACCACTAAAGCATTTGGTGCTGCAAAAGCTAATACATTTTAAGCAGCCATAA
- a CDS encoding amidohydrolase family protein — translation MRTTTIIGSIMALAVSAHIEATDQYLTADAMVDIKTGKIVSSPALIISNGKIVRIGTQKNLPKPQGMDEVDLTGHTIMPGLMDMHVHLTGDATTPFFVEMGYSLPRQTVVAVKNAKTTLMAGYTTVRNVGAPGYSVIGVRDGINDGDIVGPRIYAAGPSLGITGGHCDNNFLAPELKVKSEGVADGVAAVRAKVRENIKYGANAIKLCATGGVFSKGTKVGIQQYTVDEIKAAVDEAHRRGLTVAAHAHGTEGIKAAIIGGVDSVEHASFLDAEAIELAKEYGTYLSMDIYNTEYTLTFGEKNGVPEENLNKERQVSKRQRDSFSRAVKAGAKMVFGSDAAIYPHGDNAKQLSRMVRYGMTPLQALQAATINSATLLGREGDLGLLEEGYMADIIAVRGNPLDDVSILENVAFVMKEGETYKTPEQ, via the coding sequence ATGCGAACTACCACTATTATCGGCTCTATTATGGCACTTGCGGTATCCGCGCATATTGAAGCGACTGATCAATATCTTACGGCTGATGCAATGGTTGATATTAAAACGGGTAAGATAGTTTCCAGCCCTGCTTTAATTATTAGTAATGGAAAAATTGTTCGCATTGGCACTCAAAAAAACCTACCTAAGCCTCAAGGAATGGATGAGGTAGATTTAACAGGCCATACTATCATGCCGGGCCTGATGGACATGCATGTTCATCTAACGGGTGATGCAACCACCCCGTTTTTTGTTGAAATGGGGTATTCTCTTCCGCGTCAAACTGTTGTTGCTGTTAAGAACGCCAAGACAACATTGATGGCGGGTTACACAACAGTCAGAAATGTGGGAGCACCTGGTTATAGTGTGATTGGTGTCCGTGATGGCATTAATGACGGCGATATCGTTGGCCCTCGTATTTATGCTGCTGGGCCATCTTTGGGCATTACTGGCGGACACTGTGATAATAACTTTCTAGCACCGGAATTGAAGGTGAAATCCGAAGGGGTTGCCGATGGTGTTGCCGCCGTTCGCGCCAAAGTAAGAGAAAACATCAAATACGGTGCTAACGCGATTAAATTGTGCGCAACAGGCGGTGTGTTTTCCAAGGGAACCAAGGTCGGTATTCAGCAATATACGGTTGATGAAATCAAAGCGGCTGTCGATGAAGCCCACAGGCGCGGGTTGACGGTTGCAGCGCACGCTCATGGAACCGAGGGTATCAAAGCAGCCATTATTGGTGGTGTAGACTCCGTGGAGCACGCAAGTTTTCTGGACGCTGAGGCAATCGAACTTGCCAAGGAATATGGTACCTATCTGTCGATGGATATTTATAACACTGAATACACGCTTACATTTGGTGAAAAAAATGGTGTTCCAGAAGAAAACCTGAATAAGGAACGCCAGGTTTCAAAACGCCAGAGAGATAGCTTTAGTCGCGCTGTGAAAGCTGGAGCCAAAATGGTGTTTGGTAGTGATGCTGCCATTTATCCGCATGGTGATAATGCCAAGCAATTATCCCGTATGGTCAGGTATGGCATGACGCCGCTTCAGGCATTGCAGGCAGCGACAATTAATTCTGCTACGCTTCTCGGACGAGAGGGTGATCTTGGCCTTTTAGAGGAAGGATATATGGCGGATATTATCGCTGTTCGTGGAAACCCTTTGGACGATGTCAGCATTCTTGAGAATGTAGCCTTTGTCATGAAAGAAGGCGAAACCTATAAAACACCTGAGCAGTAA
- a CDS encoding MipA/OmpV family protein, translated as MRSIIRNFHFSPFRILALKRAIFLWMNAFFFTLVINFNANAQGTGIFDRFSDALETVQDGLELILPDDVDMKNDVRVQIGLGNGFVPDYSGSNNYRYRFLPMVNIRYKDLWHLNNGRLNIPLYHKGNFEVGPLVNLLFGRQENRNAALAGLGDINTTIEIGTYVRYRTKATLIEANFRQALGAGQGRSLRITAGQGIYKNGDFSLALAGRARWQSREATQTNYGITAEQAENSSFGLTEFQTTAGFSEINGNLIGSYELTEQTRLLGLLSYGRLLGDAANSPLVSGNNGDGIGSSNQFIGGIAISYRFQ; from the coding sequence ATGCGGTCGATAATTCGTAATTTTCATTTCAGCCCCTTTAGAATCTTGGCCTTAAAGCGTGCCATCTTCCTTTGGATGAATGCATTCTTTTTTACACTTGTAATTAACTTCAATGCGAATGCCCAAGGAACAGGCATCTTTGACCGTTTCTCAGACGCTCTTGAAACGGTTCAGGATGGCCTTGAGCTAATTTTACCCGATGACGTCGACATGAAAAATGATGTCCGAGTGCAAATAGGCTTGGGTAATGGATTTGTTCCGGATTATTCCGGGTCAAACAATTATCGTTACAGATTCCTGCCGATGGTGAATATTCGTTATAAAGACCTGTGGCATTTGAATAATGGTCGATTAAACATACCCCTGTATCATAAGGGCAATTTTGAAGTAGGCCCTTTGGTAAATCTTTTATTTGGCCGGCAAGAAAACCGGAATGCCGCCCTAGCAGGACTAGGCGATATAAACACAACAATCGAAATCGGCACCTATGTTCGGTACCGCACCAAGGCAACGCTTATTGAAGCGAACTTCCGACAAGCGCTAGGCGCAGGACAAGGGCGATCTCTACGGATAACCGCTGGCCAGGGCATATATAAAAATGGCGATTTTTCTTTGGCGCTCGCTGGTCGTGCCAGGTGGCAATCACGAGAAGCTACCCAGACCAACTACGGGATAACAGCCGAACAAGCAGAAAATTCCAGTTTTGGCCTCACTGAGTTCCAAACCACCGCTGGTTTTTCAGAAATCAATGGCAATCTTATCGGGTCTTATGAACTTACGGAACAAACCCGGTTGCTGGGGTTGCTTTCATACGGAAGGTTGCTCGGCGATGCAGCAAATTCCCCGTTAGTCTCTGGGAATAACGGGGATGGAATTGGTTCATCGAACCAGTTTATTGGTGGAATTGCAATATCATACCGCTTTCAGTAA
- a CDS encoding MATE family efflux transporter codes for MLKDSTPLAPSWFKERLKRHLSELGRLALPVVLTRVGVLGLGMVDTAMVGHYATNHLAWLNLANQSVVMFALVVGIGLMMGILIMTASAFGEENYEECGQVWRRTLPFTLLVGLSVLIISWPAEFWLSLLGQSDEPAKEAGKLIQILAIGLPANLLFVNCSMFLEGIKRAEIGFYLMFAANIVNVGLNYILIYGFAGIPEMGATGSAWASTGVRLFLAAAAIAFIWYAPSIQKFGVRNPVKSKWREWKDQRHIGYASAVSLAAEVIAFSAIAVFAGWLGTIPLAAHGVMYQVLGLPIMIAVGIGIATSVRVGIAFSRKDAADTMLAGLSGFILNLVVVTGLAIVILLQPEALIKIFTSDSEIVTLLIPITFIFTVGMIFDGSQMVSAGMLRGLKETWWPTYLQTLSFVGVMLPASYILAFSLDRGFLGLMEGTFIGVFVSWVLLSVRFVWLMKSGRI; via the coding sequence ATGTTGAAGGATAGCACCCCGCTCGCCCCCTCGTGGTTTAAAGAGCGGTTAAAACGTCATCTCAGTGAACTCGGCCGCCTAGCGCTGCCGGTCGTTTTAACGCGTGTGGGTGTTCTGGGTTTGGGAATGGTCGATACGGCCATGGTTGGTCACTATGCCACGAACCATTTGGCTTGGTTAAATCTTGCCAATCAATCGGTCGTCATGTTTGCGCTTGTTGTCGGCATTGGTTTGATGATGGGTATTCTCATCATGACTGCAAGCGCTTTTGGTGAAGAAAACTATGAAGAGTGTGGCCAGGTATGGCGCCGAACACTTCCTTTCACGCTATTGGTCGGCCTGAGTGTTCTAATCATTTCATGGCCCGCTGAGTTTTGGTTATCGCTGCTCGGTCAAAGTGATGAGCCTGCAAAAGAAGCCGGGAAATTGATCCAAATCCTAGCCATCGGCTTGCCTGCTAATCTTCTGTTCGTAAATTGCTCTATGTTTCTGGAAGGTATTAAACGCGCAGAAATTGGCTTTTACCTTATGTTTGCCGCTAACATTGTGAATGTTGGTTTGAACTACATACTGATATATGGATTTGCGGGCATACCGGAAATGGGTGCAACCGGATCGGCATGGGCTTCAACTGGCGTAAGACTATTTCTGGCTGCTGCTGCGATAGCATTTATTTGGTACGCACCAAGCATTCAGAAGTTTGGTGTTCGTAACCCAGTAAAAAGCAAATGGCGGGAATGGAAAGACCAGCGCCATATCGGATATGCATCCGCTGTATCACTTGCCGCAGAAGTCATTGCTTTCTCAGCAATTGCAGTTTTTGCGGGATGGCTTGGAACCATTCCTCTCGCCGCGCACGGCGTTATGTATCAGGTGCTTGGCCTACCAATTATGATTGCGGTAGGCATTGGCATCGCAACAAGTGTGCGCGTGGGTATAGCTTTCTCGCGTAAAGACGCCGCAGATACCATGCTGGCAGGGTTATCAGGTTTTATTTTAAATTTAGTTGTCGTGACGGGTCTCGCTATTGTCATCCTGCTTCAACCGGAAGCACTCATAAAGATTTTTACCTCTGACAGCGAAATAGTGACGCTGTTGATACCCATAACGTTTATTTTCACGGTTGGAATGATCTTTGATGGTTCACAGATGGTGTCTGCTGGCATGTTAAGAGGCCTCAAGGAAACTTGGTGGCCTACTTATCTACAAACCCTGTCTTTTGTAGGGGTTATGTTACCTGCGTCTTATATCCTTGCTTTTTCATTGGATCGAGGGTTTTTAGGCTTAATGGAAGGTACCTTTATTGGGGTATTTGTTTCCTGGGTTTTACTAAGCGTTCGCTTTGTATGGCTCATGAAATCTGGCCGCATCTAA